The Eriocheir sinensis breed Jianghai 21 chromosome 21, ASM2467909v1, whole genome shotgun sequence genome includes the window agagagagagagagagagagagagagagagagagagagagagagagagagagagagagagagagagagagagagagagagagagagagagagagagaatgctatcgCTGTCATTAAAATACTTTCACAAACACATTGATTAAAGTACTCGAACTAGGAAAAAATATTAAGATGCTAGTAGGTTAAAGACATAATCATATACATTCAAAGAACTATCACCTTTTTCTTGTGCCTAAACGTGTTTCATAAAATTTCCTTCATCACCCTCTTATGCACTTTCTCgtttccagtttccttttttaTCCCGGTTTCAAAGGTTGCAAAAGGAGTGACAAAAGCTGACTCACAAGGAAAGAGGCTTCGTTCACTGTTTTCTTGTGTCGGTATGTCCGGTTTCCTGGTGACAATCATTTTTATAGCAAGGCCCGTGTTCTCAAAAAGGTTTCAGCGTCCTACAACACCTATTTCAACAAGCTATCGTGGAGGCTGCTTGGGTTTTCACTGACGGTTTTATGCTCCTGGCGATAGTTTTCAAAGGCTACCACACCATGAACAGGGAGGATATGTGATAACTTCATTagccttctcttcatcctctgaAAATTGTCCTAATGAGAGTTGAACCCATTTAAACATCCGGCCTTATACTTACGTAGTGTTTAATCCCCATGTAAATCAGTGCTATACGATCCCCTCCCTTATGCTGTATCACAACTTAAAGTCCCGGtgaattattatttattttttgtgttggcGGTTTTCGTATAATTGGGTGACGAATTATTACGCGGCGCTCGGTCCTCATGTGCAACAGCGATAAACGATCAACTAAAAGCCTTGCCAAGTACATTCATCCGTTGCCAGTTTGATTTATCGAGTGACATAAATAACTACAGAGCGTTTGATCCACATGTATTGCACCGATAAACAATCAACTCCCAAATGGTGCATTGCAAAGGGAAaaagaattatattattttatttgcgtTGCCGGTATTGAGTTTATTCGGTGACATGAAGATACGGACTTTCTTTATTGTGAGTTGAGTAGTCAGAAAGCAATACAACCTTAAATTTTCGTATTCTGAAGTGGATACCATGCCTGACTATTAAAGTATTTCCTGATGTCATACCTCATATATTAAAACAGAATGCTAGTGGGATCGATCCTTACGTAAAAGTCCCATTCCTCGGGCAAGTCACATTATGCATGGAGCTGATAACAGATAGACAACAGAAGCAACAGAGTGGTAACCCAGGATTATAGAAGATAGGACAGACACAAGCTGGATGGATTTCAGTCACACCCGACGGAGGTGCGGAACATTTGGAAAGGTTTTGCCATGCCACGGACTTCTAATGATTGTAGCTGAtgttaatgatgttgatgattatgatgatgagggggaggaagagaagcaagaaagaCCACTCGGTCCTTCAGATTAGCCGTCCCATCCCACGGCCTCTGATCCCCATGTAATAGAATCACAAACGATCTAATTCTCATGCCTCGATTCGTGCACACTCGCCGGTAACTGAACCCTTTCCTCGGTGCCTGCAGCTCGCCGGTgacctttcttccattcttggCTGAACCAGATTCGGGAAAAAAGTCTCCTGGTTTATATTATTAATACAAAAAACTAGACTTCACCTTTCAACCAGACAaactttcactctcttcctccttcagtaacACGCGGCGGACGGACGGGAGCCTTTCTACTTCGAGTCTACCCTTCACAAGACTCTGCGCTCCTATTCTTAtaacatttcctctcctcttaccgaTGCACTCTCAACACATTTGTTACTCCGGCAACCCTACCCCGTGCCCACACAACAGGTGACGCCACGCAGGGGACCTTTACTCCCCTGTATGGCGTGTCTGAAGGGGCACGGGGTGGGAGGGAGAACGGGGCGGGGGCTCGCACATAAAGGAAGTTCAAGGAGGGGGGCGGGGATGGCCTCGGGGTGACATGATGCAGCACAGTTTTGCAAGTATTCACACCTTTCCCATTCAGCCATACACGTCCCGCTCTGACCATCGCTTTCGTTGTCACAGAGATtcacaggtaaaaaaataaaaaaaacctatCCAGTCTGTATATGTCCCTGCTAATTACTCCCATTATAACTTTTCCGTCTACATTCGCTCATGCTTTCTTTGAGGCGTATAAAAACAAGACAATTTCCTTCACTTTGTATTATatcaacctttctttctcttgccaCACGATTTTCTATTCgactttctattctctcttcatCTTGCTCATCCTTTCACACTTAATAATGAGACACTTTCccgcgtgtgggtgtgggtgtgggtgtaggtgtgggtgtgttttaTTAATAATTACTTTCCTGCTTTCCTCGATATCCAAGTTTTTCTTTGTGGTCTTGTcacgcctctgtgtgtgtgtgtgtgtgtgtgtgtgtgtgtgtgtgtgtgtgtgtgtgtgtgtgtgtgttatcatctattctttcccttttccttactctctttaTCTCTAAAATGATATGATCTGCATTATTTCAGTTCTCCCTGCCGCTCATATTTTctcccaaacttttttttttttttatcttctctcactttcccgtcctctctctatttttttttttgttcccctttccttccttaaaatTCTTAGACAAAATAAGACACACTCCTGTttgattttttgttcttttgtattttttttctctcttgctccAGGCCACACGATTATCTCCTGGTTTACTTTCTTTTAAATGTAACGTGATACCACCCTCTGTTGTATTGTATCAAcctttgttcctctctcttccctgccaGCCACTCATGCCCTACGAGTTCGCATACGAGGTGAAAGACGACGCCACGACCAATTACCAGAACAGAGTGGAGTTCGTTGAGGATGGCGTGTTGCGGGGGAGCTACAGCCTCCTCTCCCCTGACGGTGTGGTTCGAACTTCCGTCTATTCCGACACCGGCAATGGCTTCGAGGTGAGTTACTCGGCATTAGGGCGGCGACGAGAGCCTACGAACGCCGTTAGAATGGCAAAGAATGAAGTTTGGCATATTACTGAGTAGCGACATAGATATTGCAGAAGTCAGGACAGAGAAAATAGGTGGAAATATGAAATTTAAACCCATGCTGGAGCAGGAAAGAGCACAAAatatgaaaagtagaaaatactGGAAAGGCATTTGTCTGTAgcgactgatgatgatggtgatgataaaggcattGAGGAGAGCATACGAGCGTCTTTAAAATACCAGGAATAGATGTTGGACATAGATGCTGCCCGTAGATggagtttcatttttttcttactaaCAGTTACTATATACTATATTATGGAAGTAAATCTAAAGTAAATATTTGTCTGCGatcaaacacataaaaaaacactgCATACCAGGAAAGAAAGGGAGCTTGTAAATTACACCGGCGAGTGAAATCGTCTTTCTTGTTTGCCTTCATCAAGCCGGTCTGTACGATGACTAAGGCACATGCAGCACATTCCTGACACACACTGTACCCCCTGAACAAGTCCTGCTGAAGGCACTTACTCATGAGGCCGCTCGCACCACAACGTTTGTCGCATCAAGATTTTCTATTCAGCGTATCATTCATGACACCCGCTTTCCTCTCTGAGCCAATCCTGCTAAAAACATTTATACTGCCGGCTTCGCTGCTTCATTCGTCCTAttaccgttttctttttcatgtgtATGAGCTTTGAGACTCAGCAAAATGAGAACTTTAATGTTTCGTTTTCTTTGCCAGTTGTATAAAGTTTTGGTGCGAAAATATAACAGTCTACCCGGCAATGGGGAACAGTTGATATATAAttacgacgacaacaacaacaatactagaagtgaaaatatgataataataataataataataataataataataataataataataataataataataataataataataataataataaaataatgaggtAACAAAAATTGACCATCCTCCCGGTTGGACACAAATCCTTCAACATGGCGCCTCTTTCCGTCCTCCCACAGGTGACCCTCCACGAAGTGCCAACAGACATCGTGGTCATCGGCTCAGGCCTCCCTGGTGACCCCGCGCTCAAGGCCGGGGGCACGTACAGGTACTACGACTCTCGCGACTCAGGCTCAAGGGAGTCCTTCCGGCCATCTTTCAGCAGGAGCGGTGGATTTGAGGCTTTCTCTAAAGCATCAGAAGGGTTTGACGGGTCTTCAAGAGGGTCAGCTATCTTTAGTTCATCGAGCAACAGAGACTTTTCATCGAAAAATAAACAGTCAAGTCGCGAAGAGTCATCCAGGCGCGAAGAATCGGAAAGGCGCGAAGAATCGTCGAGACGCGATGAGTCAAGACGCGAAGAATCGTCGAGACGCGATGAGTCAAGACGCGAAGAATCCGAAGGCTCCAGATTTGAATTTTTAACGAATGACAAGAGTGCCTTGGAAGCCTTCGACAGGGAGAGCGCCAGCCAAGGCTTCTCTGGTGGGTCTAGGGACTCCGAGGCTTCGTCGAGACGCAAAGAGTCAAGACGCGAAGAATCCGAAGGCTACAAATATGAATTGTTGACGAATGACAAGAGTGCCTTGGAAGCCTTCGACAGGGAGAGCGCCAGCCAAGGCTTCTCTGGCGGGTCTAGGGACTCCGAGGCTTCGTCGAGACACGAAGAGTCTGGAGGCTTTGGAGAGTTCTCGCATGCCTTCGCGTCATCGTTCTCCCAGCAGGGAGGATCTGGAGGTGGATCAGGTGGTGGATCTGGAGGTGGATCAGGTGGTGGATCTGGTGGTGGATTAGGTGGTGGATTTGGTGGTGGATCAGGTGGTGGATCTGAGGGTGGATCAGGTGGATCAAGAGGTGGATTCGGTGGTGGATCTGAGGGTGGATCATTAGGTGGATCTGGAGGATCAAGTGGTGGATCTGGTGGTGGATCAGGGGGTGGATTTGTTGGAACTGGTAGTGGATCAGGTCACGGTGGATCTGGTGGTGGATCAGGTGGTGGATATGAGGGTGGATTAGGTGGTGGATCAGGGGGTGGATTCGGTGGTGGATCTGAGGGTGGATCATTTGGTGGTGAATTTGGTGGATCAGGTGGTGGATCTGGTGGTGGATCAGATGGTGGATCTGGAGGTGGGTCAAGTGGTGGATCTGGTGGTGGATCAGGGGGTGGATTTGTTGGAACTGGTGGTGGATCAGGTCACGGTGGATCAAGTGGTGGATCTGACGGTGGATCAGGTGGCGGATtcggtggtggttctggtggatCAGGTGGGGGATCACATGGTGGTTCAAGTGGATCAGGTGGCGGATccggtggtggttctggtggatCAGGTCGCGGATCACATGGTGGTTCTGGTGGATCAGGTGGCGGATCAGGTGGCGGATCACATGGTGGTTTAGGTGGATCAGGTGGCGGATTCGGTGGTGAATTTGGTGGATCAGGTGGCGGATccggtggtggttctggtggatCAGGTGGCGGATccggtggtggttctggtggatCAGGTGGGGGATCACATGGTGGTTCTGGTGGATCAGGTGGCGGATCACATGGTGGTTCAGGTGGATCAGGTGGCGGATTCGGAGGTGGATCTGGTGGATCAGGTGGCGGATCACATGGTGGTTCAGGTGGATCAGATGGCGGATTCGGTGGTGGATCTGGTGGATCAGGTGGCGGATTCGGAGTTGGATCTGGTGGATCAGGTGGCGGATCACATGGTGGTTCAGGTGGATCAGATGGCGGATTCGGTGGTGAATTTGGTGGATCAGGTGGCGGATTCGGTGGTGAATTTAGTGGATCAGGTGGCGGATCACATGGTGGTTCAGGTGGATCAGATGGCGGATTCGGTGGTGGATCTGGTGGATCAGGTGGCGGATTCGGAGTTGGATCTGGTGGATCAGGTGGCGGATCACATGGTGGTTCAGGTGGATCAGATGGCGGATTCGGTGGTGGATCTGGTGGATCAGGTGGGGGATCACATGGTGGTTCTGGTGGATCAGATGGCGGATTCGGTGGTGGATCTGGTGGATCAGGTGGGGGATCACATGGTGGTTCTGGTGGATCAGATGGCGGATTCGGTGGTGGATCTGGTGGATCCGGTGGCGGATCACATGGTGGTTCTGGTGGATCAGATGGCGGATTCGGTGGTGGATCTGGTGGATCAGGTGGGGGATCACATGGTGGTTCTAGTGGATCAGGTGGCGGATCACATGGTGGTTTAAGTGGATCAGATGGCGGATTCGGTGGTGGATCTGGTGGATCAGGTGGCGGATTCGGAGTTGGATCTGGTGGATCAGGTGGCGGATCACATGGTGGTTCAGGTGGATCAGATGGCGGATTCGGTGGTGGATCTGGTGGATCAGGTGGGGGATCACATGGTGGTTCTGGTGGATCAGATGGCGGATTCGGTGGTGGATCTGGTGGATCAGGTGGGGGATCACATGGTGGTTCTAGTGGATCAGGTGGTGAATTCGGTGGTGGATTTGGTGGATCAGGTGGCGGATCACATGGTGGTTCAGGTGGATCAGATGGCGGATTCGGTGGTGGATCTGGTGGATCAGGTGGGGGATCACATGGTGGTTCTAGTGGATCAGATGGCGGATTCGGTGGTGGATCTGGTGGATCAGGTGGGGGATCACATGGTGGTTCAGGTGGATCAGGTGACGGATTCGGTGGTGGATCTGGTGGCGGATCCGATGGTGGATCAGGTGGATCAGGTGGCGAGTTCGGTGGTGGATCTGGTGGATCATTTGGCGGATCACATGGAGGTTCAGGTGGATCAGGTGGGGGATCCGGTGGTGGATCTGGTGGATCAGGTGGCGGATCCGATGGTGGATCAGGTAGTGGTTCAGGTGGATCAGGTGGCGGATTCGGTGGGGGATCTGGTGGATCACATGGTGGTTCAGGTGCATCAGGTGGGGGATCCGGTGGTGGATCTAGTGGATCAGGTGGCGGATCACATGGTGGTTCAGGTGGAGGATTCGGTGGTGGATCTGGTGGATCAGGTGGCGGATCACATGGTGGTTCAGGTGGATCAGGTGGGAGATCCGGTGGTGGATCAAGTGGCGGATCCGATGGTGGATCAGGTGGCGGATTCGGTGGTGGACTTGATATTGGACTCGGTTTTGGAACTGATGGACCTGGTGGATCAGGATCTGGTATTGAACTCGGTTTGGGACTTGGTGGTGGACCTGGTATTGAGCTCGGGTTTGGAACTGATGGACCTGGTGGATTCGGTGGTGAACCTGGTGGATCAGGAGGTGGATTCGGTGGTGGACCTGGTGGATCAGGTGGCGGATCACATGGTGGTTCAGGTGGATCAGGTGGCGGATccggtggtggttctggtggatCAGGTGGTGGATTCGATGGTGGATCAGGTGGTGGTTCAGGTGTATCAGGTGGCGGATTCGGTGGTGGACTTGATATTGGACTCGGTTTTGGAGCTGGTGATGGACCTGGTGGGTCAGGAGGTGGACTTGGTGGATCAGTTGGCGGATTCGGTGGTCGACCTGGTGGATCAGATGGTGGATTCGGTGATGGATCAGGTGGGTCAGGTGGATTCGGTGGCGGATTCGGAGGTGGACCAGGAGGTGGATTCGGTGGTGGATCAGGTGGATCAGGTGGATCAGGTGGATTCGGTGGCGGATTCGGTGGTGGACCAGGAGGTGGATTCGGTGGTGGATCAGGTGGATCAGGTGGATTCGGTGGCGGATTCGGTGGTGGACCAGGAGGTGGATTCGGTGGTGGATCAGGTGGATCAGGTGGTGGATctggtggtggagcaggtggaTCTGGTGGCGGGGTCAGTGGTGGAGgggccggcggcggcggcgtcaacCTACAGGACAAGGCCGTGTTCATCATTCACCCTGACTTCTTCAAGACCGGCGCGGGCGCCGGCCTGACGGGCCTGCCGGAAGTGACGGAGCCCATTATTATCGTGAGTGACAATAAATTTGCCCAGGGTGGGGGTGGGGCTGGCGTAGGTTTCAGTAATGCTCTGGGCGGAGGAGGGTTTGCGGGAGCCTTTAGCAGCGTGAACAGGCTGggagaggctgctgctgctgacacCACAGCGGCTCACTCAAGCGGTGCTGCATCAACTGCTACCGCCGAAGAAGTAAGTACATCCTCTGGTAAAAGTGGATCGACCTCGACCAGTGCCATTGAAAGCGCTTCATCCTTAGGCAGTGCCTCAATAAGCGCTTCTTCTCCAAGCAGTGAAGGCTTCGTTGCATCCACCTTCAGCTCCAACGGATTGACTGTTGGAAGTGCGACAGGTGATTCTACCTCTGCCTCGAGTGGATCATTTGGAAGAAGTACCATCGAAAATGTCTCATCCTCAGCTAGTGCCGCTGAAGGAGCATCTTCAAGTGGTGCTACAAAGAGTGCTTCATTCTCCAGTGCAAGTGAATCATCGGGCAGCGCCACTGATGGTGCTTCTTTTTTAACTAGTGCTTCCGAAGGTGGTTCATCCTCCCACGGATCAGTTTCCTCAGGGAGTGGAACTGAAGGCGCCTTTTTATTTGATGCAAGTGGATCTTCCCTAGGCAGTGCGGCTGAAGTTGATACTTCTTTAGGCAGTGCCGCTGAAGTAGCCTCCTCAAGCAGTGCCACTGAAGTGGCCTCCTCAGGCAGTGCCGCTGAAGTGACCTTCTCAGGTAGTGCCGCTGAAGTGGCCTCCTCAAGCGGTGCCGCTGAAGTGACCTCCTCAAATAGTGCCGCTGAAGTGACCTCAAGCAATGCCGCTGCAGCGGCTTCCTCAGGCAGTGCCGCTGAAGGTGTTTCTTCTTCGAGCAGTGGAGGGTTCGATGCATCTACATTCAACTCTAGAAAACTATCTGTAGAAAGCAGCACAAAagattcttcatcttcttccagcAGAAAAGGTGGAGTTCTAACAATTACTTCCTCTAGCTTGGATGGATCATCTGGTATCAACAAAGCGGTAACTGATGAGTCGTCTGGCAGGGGACAATCAGTTCTCGATAGTGGAGCATCAGGAGGaacaaaaaatattgaaaaggcAGCCAATGCAAAACCAGCTTCTTCGGGTCAAATTGGGCTGAATGGATTTAGCACGTCCTTCAGTGAAGGCGGATCACAACAGTTTATAATATCCTCTAGTGGAGACGCATCCAGGTTTGACTCCCACAGATTTTCCAGCAGTGGATCCGGTGGCTCTTCAAGCAGTGGGGCGTCAAGCAGTGCCATTTTGCACAGCCAAAGCGGTGGTGACTTAAAACTGCAGGCACCGGACCAGTTACTGAAGATTCTCAATCCAGGCCAAACAGCTCGCGGGCTTCAGGGTATCCGCGGCAGTTCGGGCCAGGGCGGGGCTGTCTTCTTTACGCAGGAAACTGACCTGGCCTCTTCCCAGGGCGGCAAAACCTCCATCACACAACTGCCAGTCACTCGCGTCACCACCGTGACACACCTCCCTGACGATTCTAAGCAAGGCTCTTCCATCTTGAAAATAGCTGGCAGTTCCACGGGCTTCAAGAATAACCAGAACGTGTTCACAAGCCCACCGTCAGGTGCTGCACGATTCTTTGCATCAGCATCAAACACAAAAACTTTTCAGGCGAGTGGCAAGAAGTCAGCAGGAAACAAAATTGTTAGCATATCCGGCTCAGGAACACTCACGACTCTTCCTACTGGTGACACTGTCCTCGCCTTGGGCAGCAAACAACCCATTGCAATTTCCACTTCCCAGGGCGTCATCAGGAACAGCCGGAGGACCGCGCCCTTTTCCACCACCAACTCGAGGCAGCAACGACCGAGGCGAATCCGAGGGCGGCTTCTGAGGTCACTCTAATTGGCCAAAGAGGTGAAGACACACCTGCATTGAGGTTCACCGTCTCAGCGCCCACTGTTCCTTCAATATGTTAACGTTAGCTTGTACGATAGGCAGAATCGATGTTAATGGCCGCAGTGATCAGATTTTGCTGCTGAAAAGGGTTCATAGAAACTCTGCTTTTATGTtttacacaaacacactctcAGTCATTAACTACATTAATGAAACGAAGAGTTTGTCATTTACCTATTACACAAACACTTCACATATCACTGCACTGTTACTGTCCATACATCATGCCTCTTCCCTTTAATGGCTTGTTTTCATTCGCGAACGAAACGCTGTTACTGTTAGCCAATGCTTAGGTTAGGAACCATGCACACTTGTAGTCATGAGGTGCTgagctctgtgtgtgtatgtgtgtgtgtgtgtgtgtgtgtgtgctaagttATGTGTGTGGATCACTTGATATTGTTGTAACGGTAAGTTATCACGGAGAAGCGTGCTAGGTTTTGTGTGTGGATCACGTCAAGCTGTTTAAACAGAAATGTATCACGAGGTCCATTAGTCGTTaagttatgtttgtgtgtttataacgttgaaattaataaaaaaaatattttttataagCTGAAAAAATGTTTTATTCTAACATCTGGTTACAGGGTTCAATAAACAAACAGGTGCTCTGAGTTCTTGAAATCTATAAAAACAAAGATAAGATTAATCCACAAAGAGGTAATTAACAAAAAGACAAGAATACAAACACTGATGTTCCTGGGGTAACACTTTTAAACTCTCAAAAAGGAAGAGGCTGAGGGAGGATGGAGTGTGCTCCTTACCGGAACAAGCTGGCATGGAGAGCACGGGCGTGGGGGAACCTTCTCTACACGTCACCAACACTCCTGCAACAGATATATAAATTgctataaatggaaggaaaaacgcTTCAATGTTTAAATATGCGTTacatagaaagggaaagggtacGAGGACACTTGATCGAGAtttatgaatggatgaagggctttcatAAGGGTGATGTATAAGGATTTTAGTAGTAGAAGAGCAGAGTACAACACGTAGgctagtaatggatttaaattggataaactcagattcaacaaagacatagcaagaaccagggttgttgattttttttaatttcaagcaagatggcggcactataaaacagttgcctgcgcttccaattggctgggaccaaccaaaagagtaaagatggggccatacgctacagctgagcgtggccgcagtgctcatctccttGGCACGGGCCCCTGACCATTGATGGGAAGAAACCATCACCCCAggacagggtcagcgtgacatccgggttacgacGGTTTATCTTCCCAAAGTTTACCATtgtaagggccgccggcaaccctcacataactttgtgtgtgtgtgtgtgtgtgtgtgtggctctcgcaatctctaagcctttacaaCCATATAtacctatttatcgaccagcccgaaagggaggatgagcagctgggtgagtgggacgctgactgcccaggtcgggattcaaacccagggcGCGGGTTTGTAGCAAGGCATactaaccactagaccatggaggtataaaaaaaacaataaaaaaaatctaatgtcaacaagatgagaaaacagttGCAATAAGCAAATGAACTtaagttgctaacccatggttgccctgcacacattctaaatATTTTGGCTCATGGTTTGGAAATTGGCAACATaaaagaacatgtggttcatgttgtaaTATACTTCTGAagccatcactctgcctcagcaagatgcCGTCAGAAAGGCGGTCAGTGTCTTGTTCTGCTCCAGGACACTGGATGGACCAGGTGTGGCTGACGGAAGATATGTATAATGAACTAACAGCTCAGGTAAAAATtttgtgaagttgacagggaaaataTGGATATCGAGGTTagagagtgttttctttgtttatttctccattctATGTTGTTGCTCAGCAAtgagatcaagatttaaatcaatgacaaaaaaaaatcaaataatataaatcttgatttaaatcaatgatttaaaaaaataatttgatttaagttttgatttaaatcaacttgatttaaatcaaacaaccctggcAAGAACTGCTTTACTAATATTGTGGTGGATGAGTGCAGCAATcactcatgtggtgagtgccaatatgataTATAGCTCCAAGGAAAGcttacataaattcatggatactGAGGATAAATGGGGTTAGGATGACAAAAACCTGCCTTGTATGGGCATTCCGGACTCTTGcagattatatgtgtgtgtgtgtgtgtgtgtgtgtgtgtgtgtgtgtgtgtgtgtgtgtgtgtgtgtgtgtgtgtgtgtgtgtgtgtatctatgtgataaagaaagagaaagagaaagataaggagaattcaaatattcgtgtatttaatcATTcacctatttatttactttacatccggttaaaaatatacatattttaGTACGTTCCCGAACATTGGTGTGTCGCAGCTGCATTACCTGATATGCTTTTTAAGAAACGATGGCTCGGCAGATCTCTAAAGCTGCTGAGATAATCCACATAATTAACTCATCCCACCACACACCTGCACCTTCCCAAGCCCTGCCTCCAGCGTCACCTGCTCTGCGCCACGCCTCCTGCTGTGCTCCACCGTCCCCTTCCTCAGGTGCCCGTTTCCAACCTTGCTGCATCAACCTTCACACCAGGAGCCTTCCTCGTACCTTTAGCTGTCCCTTGACTTCCATAATCTCTCTCTGCATTTCAATAGTTGATATAATTTTCCCGTAAGGCTCTCATTTCTTATCTCTGCGTCTATCATTTTTTTCGCTGCGAATATTGACTATCAAATGTTCAGGATTCCAAAATGGTTGTCTGTTAACTTGTAAAAAACAAAATTGCTTATTCCCAGTTGCCTATTCGGTGAAGTTCCCTCGAAGC containing:
- the LOC127001562 gene encoding uncharacterized PE-PGRS family protein PE_PGRS54-like isoform X7 codes for the protein MWKVVVVAAALSVAAVAGEGGQEAQLSGPGLSLGELLRGSRESSGEYRVRHFGRGGGDDDDSEEFPPLMPYEFAYEVKDDATTNYQNRVEFVEDGVLRGSYSLLSPDGVVRTSVYSDTGNGFEVTLHEVPTDIVVIGSGLPGDPALKAGGTYRYYDSRDSGSRESFRPSFSRSGGFEAFSKASEGFDGSSRGSAIFSSSSNRDFSSKNKQSSREESSRREESERREESSRRDESRREESSRRDESRREESEGSRFEFLTNDKSALEAFDRESASQGFSGGSRDSEASSRRKESRREESEGYKYELLTNDKSALEAFDRESASQGFSGGSRDSEASSRHEESGGFGEFSHAFASSFSQQGGSGGGSGGGSGGGSGGGSGGGLGGGFGGGSGGGSEGGSGGSRGGFGGGSEGGSLGGSGGSSGGSGGGSGGGFVGTGSGSGHGGSGGGSGGGYEGGLGGGSGGGFGGGSEGGSFGGEFGGSGGGSGGGSDGGSGGGSSGGSGGGSGGGFVGTGGGSGHGGSSGGSDGGSGGGFGGGSGGSGGGSHGGSSGSGGGSGGGSGGSGRGSHGGSGGSGGGSGGGSHGGLGGSGGGFGGEFGGSGGGSGGGSGGSGGGSGGGSGGSGGGSHGGSGGSGGGSHGGSGGSGGGFGGGSGGSGGGSHGGSGGSDGGFGGGSGGSGGGFGVGSGGSGGGSHGGSGGSDGGFGGGSGGSGGGFGVGSGGSGGGSHGGSGGSDGGFGGGSGGSGGGSHGGSGGSDGGFGGGSGGSGGGSHGGSGGSDGGFGGGSGGSGGGSHGGSGGSDGGFGGGSGGSGGGSHGGSSGSGGGSHGGLSGSDGGFGGGSGGSGGGFGVGSGGSGGGSHGGSGGSDGGFGGGSGGSGGGSHGGSGGSDGGFGGGSGGSGGGSHGGSSGSGGEFGGGFGGSGGGSHGGSGGSDGGFGGGSGGSGGGSHGGSSGSDGGFGGGSGGSGGGSHGGSGGSGDGFGGGSGGGSDGGSGGSGGEFGGGSGGSFGGSHGGSGGSGGGSGGGSGGSGGGSDGGSGSGSGGSGGGFGGGSGGSHGGSGASGGGSGGGSSGSGGGSHGGSGGGFGGGSGGSGGGSHGGSGGSGGRSGGGSSGGSDGGSGGGFGGGLDIGLGFGTDGPGGSGSGIELGLGLGGGPGIELGFGTDGPGGFGGEPGGSGGGFGGGPGGSGGGSHGGSGGSGGGSGGGSGGSGGGFDGGSGGGSGVSGGGFGGGLDIGLGFGAGDGPGGSGGGLGGSVGGFGGRPGGSDGGFGDGSGGSGGFGGGFGGGPGGGFGGGSGGSGGSGGFGGGFGGGPGGGFGGGSGGSGGFGGGFGGGPGGGFGGGSGGSGGGSGGGAGGSGGGVSGGGAGGGGVNLQDKAVFIIHPDFFKTGAGAGLTGLPEVTEPIIIVSDNKFAQGGGGAGVGFSNALGGGGFAGAFSSVNRLGEAAAADTTAAHSSGAASTATAEEVSTSSGKSGSTSTSAIESASSLGSASISASSPSSEGFVASTFSSNGLTVGSATGDSTSASSGSFGRSTIENVSSSASAAEGASSSGATKSASFSSASESSGSATDGASFLTSASEGGSSSHGSVSSGSGTEGAFLFDASGSSLGSAAEVDTSLGSAAEVASSSSATEVASSGSAAEVTFSGSAAEVASSSGAAEVTSSNSAAEVTSSNAAAAASSGSAAEGVSSSSSGGFDASTFNSRKLSVESSTKDSSSSSSRKGGVLTITSSSLDGSSGINKAVTDESSGRGQSVLDSGASGGTKNIEKAANAKPASSGQIGLNGFSTSFSEGGSQQFIISSSGDASRFDSHRFSSSGSGGSSSSGASSSAILHSQSGGDLKLQAPDQLLKILNPGQTARGLQGIRGSSGQGGAVFFTQETDLASSQGGKTSITQLPVTRVTTVTHLPDDSKQGSSILKIAGSSTGFKNNQNVFTSPPSGAARFFASASNTKTFQASGKKSAGNKIVSISGSGTLTTLPTGDTVLALGSKQPIAISTSQGVIRNSRRTAPFSTTNSRQQRPRRIRGRLLRSL